The proteins below are encoded in one region of Stieleria sp. JC731:
- a CDS encoding 2-oxoglutarate dehydrogenase E1 component — protein sequence MNTFSLDYIDELYVQYVQDSESVPETWRQYFEQFMVVSPGKGSAAKTASSSGGASLAKSSGNGQQTAVAEAPAPPSIGAAIARAAKGSTGDEATDQALWMSRMQDRVNQLVREYRVRGHLRAQLDPLGIDRSMPPELSPTRYGLSKTDLQRRLDSSAVEHVKGDTLDAILTKLQNTYCRSIGAQFMHIDNRNIRDWLQQRMESTENRLELSRQVQRRIYARLADASIFEEFVRRKFVGAKTFSLEGAETLIPMIDLALEKAGEHGVKEVVMGMAHRGRLNVMANIMKKRAMNIFWSFDDPNPEMNRGGGDVRYHLGYSSDWKTASGDRLHISLCFNPSHLEFVNTVAMGRARCKQDHRGDKNRREVMTMLIHGDAAFAGEGIVQETLNLSQLNGYRVGGTLHIVINNQVGFTTEPECGRSTTYATDIARMLQIPIFHVNGEDPEAVAQVVSLAMDFRNEFQRDVVIDLYAYRRWGHNEGDEPRFTQPRMYATIDQRPSVREQYLNSLKTLGKITDADAEEIQKKRTEKLESEFEASQHEPFVPDTQTLAAGWAEYFGGPEPVEPTDTTVDEEKLGELVDEITRLPDEFAPHKKLKRLIANRRKMSKGELPFDWATAELAAFATLMSGGHSVRLTGQDCQRGTFSQRHAVQHDVKTGETFMPLTSLANDDVSIEIHNSPLSEAGVLGFEYGYSLDAPNDLVMWEAQFGDFWNCAQVIVDQFIASAEDKWNRLSGLVMLLPHGFEGQGPEHCSARVERFLAMSAEHNIQVCQPTTPAQYFHLLRRQVIRKWRKPLVVLTPKSLLRHPEVISQRAEIANGSFKKLLADPNVAVKDAKRVILCTGKIYYDLKKHREELGREDVSMIRLEQLYPLSSEELISALDGAPRDAELFFVQDEPLNMGSWPYVKLNFGDDLSAAGWQLKPVTRAESASPSTGSMAAHVLEQRELIEAAFEDLA from the coding sequence ATGAATACGTTTAGCTTGGACTACATCGATGAACTGTATGTCCAATATGTCCAGGATTCCGAAAGTGTCCCGGAGACCTGGCGGCAATATTTCGAACAATTCATGGTTGTCTCGCCTGGCAAAGGCAGCGCCGCGAAGACCGCATCAAGTTCGGGCGGCGCCAGTTTGGCAAAGTCCTCCGGCAATGGCCAGCAGACCGCCGTTGCCGAAGCACCTGCACCACCCTCGATTGGCGCCGCGATCGCTCGCGCAGCCAAGGGATCAACCGGTGACGAAGCGACCGACCAAGCCCTTTGGATGTCGCGGATGCAGGACCGGGTCAACCAATTGGTGCGTGAGTATCGTGTGCGAGGACACCTCCGCGCTCAGCTGGACCCACTGGGGATTGATCGCTCGATGCCACCAGAGCTGAGCCCGACACGCTATGGGCTTAGCAAAACCGACTTGCAGCGGCGGCTCGATTCCTCGGCGGTCGAGCATGTCAAAGGCGACACACTGGACGCCATCCTTACAAAACTGCAGAACACCTACTGCCGTTCCATCGGTGCGCAGTTCATGCATATCGACAATCGCAACATTCGCGATTGGCTGCAGCAACGGATGGAAAGCACCGAAAATCGGCTTGAACTGTCACGCCAGGTCCAGCGCCGGATCTATGCCCGACTGGCCGATGCGTCGATTTTCGAAGAATTCGTCCGCCGCAAATTCGTTGGTGCCAAGACGTTTTCGCTCGAAGGCGCCGAAACACTGATCCCGATGATCGACTTGGCCCTGGAAAAGGCCGGCGAACACGGCGTCAAAGAAGTCGTGATGGGAATGGCCCACCGCGGACGCTTGAACGTGATGGCAAACATCATGAAGAAGCGTGCAATGAATATTTTCTGGTCATTTGATGATCCAAATCCAGAGATGAACCGTGGTGGCGGTGACGTTCGCTATCACTTGGGTTACAGCAGTGACTGGAAAACCGCCAGCGGAGACCGGTTGCACATCTCGCTGTGCTTTAACCCCAGCCACTTGGAATTCGTCAACACCGTGGCGATGGGACGAGCCCGTTGCAAACAAGACCATCGCGGTGACAAAAACCGTCGTGAAGTCATGACGATGCTGATTCACGGCGACGCCGCATTCGCGGGCGAAGGCATCGTGCAAGAAACCCTGAACCTCAGCCAACTTAATGGCTACCGCGTCGGCGGAACCTTGCACATCGTGATCAACAACCAAGTCGGCTTCACCACCGAACCGGAGTGCGGTCGCAGCACAACCTATGCGACCGACATCGCACGGATGCTGCAAATCCCGATTTTCCACGTCAACGGTGAAGACCCCGAGGCCGTTGCCCAGGTTGTGTCACTGGCGATGGATTTCCGCAACGAATTCCAACGCGATGTGGTGATCGACCTATACGCCTACCGCCGCTGGGGACACAACGAAGGCGACGAGCCGCGATTTACTCAGCCACGGATGTACGCGACGATCGACCAACGTCCCAGCGTTCGCGAACAGTACCTCAACAGTCTTAAAACGCTCGGCAAGATCACAGATGCCGATGCAGAAGAGATCCAAAAGAAACGAACCGAAAAACTCGAATCGGAATTTGAAGCCAGCCAGCACGAACCCTTCGTTCCAGATACACAAACCCTGGCCGCTGGCTGGGCCGAATACTTCGGTGGCCCCGAACCCGTCGAACCGACAGACACCACCGTTGATGAAGAAAAACTCGGCGAACTTGTCGACGAGATCACTCGCCTGCCCGATGAGTTCGCGCCGCACAAGAAACTGAAGCGACTGATCGCCAACCGCCGGAAGATGTCAAAAGGCGAATTGCCCTTCGACTGGGCGACGGCTGAATTGGCCGCGTTTGCAACATTGATGTCCGGCGGACATTCCGTTCGCCTGACCGGACAAGACTGTCAACGCGGAACGTTTTCACAACGACATGCGGTTCAGCATGATGTTAAAACCGGCGAGACCTTCATGCCGTTGACTTCGCTGGCCAACGATGACGTCAGTATCGAAATCCACAACAGCCCGCTCAGCGAAGCTGGTGTCCTAGGATTCGAATACGGCTACTCACTTGATGCACCCAACGACCTCGTCATGTGGGAAGCGCAGTTCGGTGACTTCTGGAATTGTGCTCAGGTGATTGTTGACCAGTTTATCGCCAGCGCCGAAGACAAATGGAATCGGCTCAGCGGATTGGTCATGCTGTTGCCACACGGTTTCGAAGGCCAAGGCCCCGAACACTGCAGCGCTCGTGTTGAACGTTTCTTGGCCATGAGCGCTGAACACAACATCCAAGTCTGCCAACCGACAACTCCGGCGCAATACTTTCACTTGCTGCGTCGACAGGTCATTCGCAAATGGCGCAAGCCTCTTGTTGTCCTCACCCCAAAGAGCCTGCTGCGTCACCCCGAAGTGATTAGCCAACGTGCCGAAATCGCCAACGGAAGCTTCAAGAAACTGCTAGCCGATCCGAACGTCGCTGTTAAAGACGCCAAACGTGTGATCCTTTGCACCGGAAAGATCTACTACGACCTGAAGAAGCATCGCGAAGAACTCGGTCGTGAAGATGTTTCGATGATCCGACTAGAACAGCTTTATCCGCTTTCCAGCGAAGAGCTGATCAGCGCACTCGATGGCGCACCTCGCGACGCAGAACTGTTCTTCGTTCAAGACGAACCGCTTAACATGGGTTCGTGGCCCTACGTGAAACTAAACTTCGGCGATGACCTTTCCGCAGCAGGCTGGCAGCTCAAACCAGTCACACGTGCGGAATCGGCTAGCCCGAGCACCGGCAGTATGGCTGCACACGTCTTGGAACAACGTGAACTGATCGAAGCCGCTTTCGAAGATCTCGCTTAG
- a CDS encoding sugar phosphate isomerase/epimerase family protein: MNKLSVSQISTLRWDLEADVHAYFERGFTGIGLYRPKVEDYGIERTAELLAEHSMTATSLSWAGGFTGSDGRSFEDSVSDGIAAVMQAAELGAESLIILAGGKNNHISTHLRRVLCQALRRITAVASEHGVKVAIEPMHPGCGDEWSFINELDATMDIIDRVNNRSLGIVFDTYHLGMEDDALQLFSEVAPYIQLVQLGDGRHSPLGEMNRCLLGDGRVPIMDLMDLLVRYSYQGALEVELIGEDVEHIGYDDVLDHTRQYLSQMLPLRC; encoded by the coding sequence ATGAACAAGTTATCTGTCAGCCAAATATCAACCCTGCGTTGGGATTTGGAAGCAGACGTCCACGCGTACTTCGAGCGTGGCTTTACCGGCATCGGTTTGTATCGTCCGAAGGTCGAAGACTACGGAATCGAACGGACAGCCGAGCTGCTTGCCGAACACTCCATGACCGCGACTTCTTTATCGTGGGCAGGGGGTTTCACCGGAAGCGATGGCCGATCCTTTGAGGACTCCGTTTCCGACGGAATCGCAGCCGTGATGCAGGCAGCCGAACTCGGTGCCGAATCACTGATCATTCTCGCTGGTGGTAAAAACAATCACATCAGCACTCACTTGCGACGTGTATTGTGCCAAGCCTTAAGGCGGATCACTGCGGTCGCATCCGAACACGGTGTTAAAGTCGCTATCGAACCGATGCACCCAGGATGTGGTGACGAATGGTCTTTCATCAACGAGCTTGATGCGACCATGGACATCATTGATCGCGTCAACAATCGGTCGCTTGGCATAGTCTTTGACACCTACCATCTGGGCATGGAAGACGATGCACTTCAGCTATTTAGTGAAGTCGCACCTTACATCCAACTCGTCCAACTGGGCGACGGCCGTCACAGCCCTCTGGGTGAAATGAATCGCTGCCTTCTCGGCGATGGGCGAGTTCCGATCATGGATCTGATGGACCTGCTGGTCCGCTACAGCTATCAAGGCGCACTCGAAGTTGAACTGATCGGTGAAGACGTCGAACACATCGGCTACGACGACGTCTTAGATCACACCCGACAGTACCTCAGCCAAATGCTCCCGCTACGCTGCTAA